A region from the Acanthochromis polyacanthus isolate Apoly-LR-REF ecotype Palm Island chromosome 23, KAUST_Apoly_ChrSc, whole genome shotgun sequence genome encodes:
- the gal3st3 gene encoding galactose-3-O-sulfotransferase 3 produces MSQKKLFLVFIAISTVSLLLHHGGHFSWTMEAFHLGCPAPRSHPAPGLKPKHTNVVFLKTHKTASSTMQNLLFRFAERNNLTVALPVQACGHQFCYPRSFTSHFVHPRTLPPNIITNHMRFSKAEVQRLMPNDTIYVTILREPSSMFESLFTYYNQYCQSFKRVPNGSLEAFLEEPLRYYRRDEKDSMYARNTLTFDLGGDKDRPAEDVAYARAFVAEVDRVFSLVMIAEHFDESLVLLRHLLSWDLDDILYVKLNMRTSSSKRSLTPGLPAKIRAWNSLDARLYDHFNASLWRHLSVLGPACVAREVRLLRQAQERLMRSCFGGQMPLLRSAAQIKNKDLRPWQPSGKVDIVGYDLPVNLSRGFSSQSQELCLKLIMPELQYTRVLLRSQSVRYRRSYQLRPPQQSHSLQQPIRTVMPRHPQVHRSQPTPPAAPGPASGTRSNSTSKPAAGIQGRTTKLGPKPSQTQAS; encoded by the exons ATGTCGCAGAAGAAGCTATTCCTGGTCTTCATCGCCATCAGTACTGTCAGTCTTCTGCTGCACCATGGGGGCCACTTCAGCTG GACCATGGAGGCCTTCCACCTCGGTTGTCCTGCTCCCCGCTCTCATCCTGCCCCTGGCCTGAAACCCAAACACACCAACGTGGTCTTCCTCAAGACCCACAAAACAGCCAGCAGCACGATGCAGAACCTGCTGTTCCGCTTTGCAGAGCGCAACAATCTGACGGTGGCGTTGCCCGTACAGGCCTGCGGTCACCAGTTCTGCTACCCACGGTCCTTCACCTCTCACTTCGTCCATCCACGCACGCTACCACCAAACATCATTACCAACCACATGCGTTTCAGTAAGGCCGAGGTGCAACGCCTGATGCCAAACGATACGATATATGTAACAATCCTGAGAGAGCCTAGCTCTATGTTTGAATCTTTGTTTACGTACTACAATCAGTACTGTCAGAGCTTCAAGAGGGTCCCTAATGGCAGCCTGGAAGCTTTCTTGGAGGAGCCCTTGCGTTACTACAGACGAGATGAGAAGGACTCCATGTATGCACGCAACACCTTGACCTTCGACTTGGGAGGAGACAAAGATCGCCCAGCCGAAGATGTGGCGTACGCACGAGCCTTTGTGGCAGAGGTGGATAGAGTGTTCTCATTGGTGATGATTGCTGAGCATTTTGATGAATCACTGGTTCTTCTCCGCCATCTCCTCTCCTGGGATCTGGATGACATTCTATATGTAAAGCTCAACATGCGGACATCAAGTTCCAAGCGAAGCCTCACTCCTGGTCTCCCTGCAAAGATCCGTGCCTGGAATTCATTAGATGCACGCCTCTATGACCACTTTAATGCCTCATTGTGGCGGCACCTGTCAGTCCTGGGTCCAGCCTGTGTGGCAAGGGAGGTGCGGCTCCTTCGGCAAGCCCAAGAGAGACTGATGAGAAGTTGTTTTGGTGGGCAAATGCCACTTCTCCGTTCAGCTGCCCAGATTAAAAACAAGGATCTCCGCCCCTGGCAGCCCAGTGGAAAAGTTGACATAGTGGGCTATGACCTCCCAGTAAATCTCAGCCGTGGGTTCTCGTCCCAGTCCCAGGAGCTCTGCCTGAAGCTCATCATGCCGGAACTCCAGTACACAAGGGTGCTCCTGCGTTCCCAGTCAGTGCGCTACCGTCGAAGTTATCAGCTTCGGCCTCCGCAGCAGTCGCATTCCCTCCAGCAGCCCATACGCACAGTCATGCCTCGCCATCCTCAAGTCCACCGCAGTCAACCAACACCTCCTGCTGCTCCAGGCCCTGCCTCAGGAACAAGGTCCAACTCCACCTCAAAGCCTGCTGCAGGAATTCAAGGTCGGACCACAAAGTTAGGGCCTAAACCCTCACAGACCCAGGCTTCATAG